Proteins from a genomic interval of Cryptococcus neoformans var. grubii H99 chromosome 8, complete sequence:
- a CDS encoding glycine-rich RNA binding protein, with the protein MSASKVYVGNLSWNSTDDTLLQVFSAYGTVTDCIVMKDRETGRSRGFGFVTYGSPQEAEAAIAAMNEQELDGRRVRVNMANSRGSGGGGYGGGYNSGYGGGYQQQGGYQQGGGFNQGYGGGYGGSGYGGGAQGGYGGGYGGQQGGYEQGGKLQFLLDSLREHQTLLFPITSSVSCRKLVLMLFFFPACYLYLCFRPSLLLIALYTYLPYD; encoded by the exons ATGTCTGCTTCCAAGGTTTACGTTG GCAATCTTTCGTGGAACTCCACCGATGACACCCTTCTCCAG GTCTTTTCCGCCTACGGTACCGTCACCGAC TGCATCGTTATGAAGGACCGTGAGACTGGCCGATCCCGAGGTTTCGGTTTTGTT ACCTACGGTTCCCCTCAGGAGGCTGAGGCTGCCATTGCCGCTATGAACGAGCAGGAGCTTGACGGCCGTCGTGTCCGA GTCAACATGGCCAACTCTCGTGGCTCTGGTGGCGGTGGCTACGGTGGCGGTTACAACTCCGGCT ACGGCGGTGGTtaccaacaacaaggcGGCTACCAACAGGGTGGTGGTTTCAACCAGGGCT ACGGCGGTGGTTACGGTGGCTCCGGCTACGGTGGCGGTGCCCAGGGTGGTTACGGTGGTGGCT ATGGCGGCCAGCAGGGTGGCTACGAGCAGGGCGGTAAGCTACAATTCCTTCTCGACTCTTTAAGGGAGCATCAGACACTGCTCTTTCCCATTACCTCTTCGGTTTCCTGTCGTAAACTTGTTCTGAtgttgtttttttttcctgcTTGCTATTTGTATCTCTGTTTTCGGCCCTCACTTCTCCTCATCGCCCTCTACACTTATCTACCATACGATTGA
- a CDS encoding large subunit ribosomal protein L24e, producing MRVDRCDFTGYKVYPSRGKVYVRGDSKTFRFLSAKAESLFLQRKNPRKIAWTQVYRRMHKKGITEEVAKKRSRKNVKVQRGIVGADLASILAKRTAKPEVRAAARQAAITKAKTEKRDKEARKAANKPAQANVPKVSKQSMKGGAGKGGR from the exons ATGCGTGTCGACAGGTGTGACTTCACCGGGTACAAGGTCTACCCTTCAAGGGGAAAGGTCTACGTCCGAGGGGACTCCAAG ACCTTCCGATTCCTCAGTGCCAAGGCTGagtctctcttccttcaacGAAAGAACCCCCGAAAGATCGCTTGGACTCAGGTTTACCGACG GATGCACAAGAAGGGTATTACCGAGGAGGTCGCCAAGAAGAGGTCTAGGAAGAATGTCAAGGTCCAG CGTGGTATCGTTGGTGCCGACCTTGCTTCCATCCTCGCTAAGCGAACTGCTAAGCCCGAGGTCCGCGCCGCTGCTCGTCAAGCCGCTATCACCAAGGCCAAGACTGAGAAGCGTGACAAGGAGGCCCGCAAGGCCGCCAACAAGCCCGCCCAGGCCAACGTCCCCAAGGTTTCTAAGCAGAGCATGAAGGGTGGTGCTGGCAAGGGTGGCCGTTAA